The following proteins are encoded in a genomic region of Vicugna pacos chromosome 16, VicPac4, whole genome shotgun sequence:
- the TAC4 gene encoding tachykinin-4 — MQLCLTLLLLAGLSACTVAGDKELALDAEARSWVTVTLEENAVPSIQLQPREVKRGKASQFFGLMGKHVGGIPPNQPEKAGYLRGPVVQGLLDRGRPSTEALFPGREDEDHGSE, encoded by the exons ATGCAGCTCTGCCTCACCCTGCTCCTCCTGGCGGGGCTGTCTGCATGTACTGTGGCAGGGGACAAGGAACTGGCACTCGAcgctgaagcaaggtcctgggtAACCGTGACCCTGGAG GAAAATGCTGTTCCCAGCATTCAACTCCAGCCCCGGGAGGTGAAGAGGGGCAAAGCCAGCCAGTTCTTTGGGCTGATGGGGAAGCACGTGGGAG GAATACCTCCCAACCAGCCAGAGAAAGCAG GGTATCTGCGAGGACCAGTGGTCCAGGGCCTCCTGGACAGGGGACGACCATCTACAGAAG CACTCTTCCCAGGCAGAGAGGATGAGGACCACGGGTCAGAGTGA